Part of the Candidatus Methanogranum gryphiswaldense genome, CGTCTCGAGGGACATGGAAAGATAGAGATCTTCCTCGACGACAAGGGAGACGTTAAGAACGCATATTGGCAGGTTCCCGAGGTCAGAGGATTCGAGAGATTCTGTATCGGAAGAAGGGTAACAGAGCTTAACCAGATAACGGCTAGGCTTTGTGGTGTCTGCCCCGGCGCACACCACCTTGCTTCCACCAAGGCCATCGACGGATGTTATAATGCCAAGCCTACCGAGGCAGCATTCCACATCAGAGATACGTTCTACCATGCACACTTCGTGCACAGCCACATTGCGCATTTCTACGCATTGGCTGCACCCGATTTCGTGTGCGGACCTGCTGCACCCGCAGCAGAGAGGAACGTTCTCGGCGTAGTTGCACGTGTCGGGCTCGAGCTTGGAGGAGCAGTCCTCAAAGCACGTGCCGAGGCTCAGAAGATCCAGGCGATCATCGGCGGAAAGGCAACACATCCAGTAATGGGTGTTCCTGGCGGAGTATCCAAGGCTATCTCGAAAGAGGAGCAGAAGGAGATCCAGGGATACGCAGATAACCTGGTGGCATTCGGAGAGACCTCTATGAAGGTCCTCGAGGATGTGGTCCTCAAGAACAAGGAATATGTCGACATAATAGCCAACAAGGACCTGTTCTACAATGAGACATACCACATGGGACTTGTGAACAGCAAGAACCAGCTCGAGTTCCATGACGGACTTGTGAGAGTAGTTGACAACGACAGAAAGGAACATGACAAGTATGACCCGAAGAACTACCTCGACCATATCGGAGAGGCAGTCGAACCATGGTCCTATGAGAAGTTCCCCTATTTGAGAAAACCCGGATACAAGGGACTCGTCGACGGAATGGACAGCGGTATGTACCGTGCGTCACCTCTGTCCAGGCTCAATGTGTGCGAGAGTATATCCACACCTAAGGCACAGGCAGAACTCGTAAAGTACAGAGACTTCTTCAAGAGCGTAGGCGTACCAGGATCTGTCCAGTTCACACTGGCCACACACTGGGCAAGAGTCATAGAGCTGTTGTACTCGGCAGAGAAATTGCACGAGGATGCATACAGCGATAAGCTCATTGATGCTAACATCAAGCAGTACGATCTTGTTCCTGGAGGACGCGGTGTAGGTTGTGTAGAGGCTCCCAGAGGAACCCTTACACACGACTACACATGTGATGAAGATGGAATCGTCACCGCTTGTAACCTGGTTGTTGGAACTACCAACAACAATGGCCCCATCAATATGGATGTTGCCAAGGTTGCAAAAGGCCTGATCCACAACTTCGAGGTCTCCCCCGGTCTCCTTAACATGGTCGAGATGGCATTCCGTGCATATGACCCATGCAACTCCTGTGCAACACACAGCTTGCCTGGTCAGATGCCCCTTGAGGCAGTCATCAGATACAATGATGGTGACGTCTTCGAGACACTCAAACAGAACTGAATGCAAAAACGAGGGGTAACCCCCCTCTTATAATTTTTATTTTTCAAAATATTAGTCTGTTTTTGGGCAATTCTTCCATTTTGAAGTATCTTTACCTTTGATCATGAGGTCAGAACGTTTTCCAAGATTGATCCCATCTAAAAGATGAATGCTGGCACTGTCAAGATCAACAATCTCGCTATTAAGTATCGGTCCGAGTAATGGTTCATTGATTATATTTACCGGTGAACCGCCTAGCATGCGATTGAATGCAGGTACAATAATGAATTCCTTAGGAACGTTATCGAATCTATCACTGTGCACATCTTGTTTGAATTTTCCTCTGACCCAGCAAGGTTCAGATGTTTGTTTTCCGACACCGTCTCTGAACATGACCGAGGGGTGAGTATGTCCCATCACAAGTGTATCTGCGGACATGACATCTTTGGATGGCCACGTATGTCCATGAATAAATCCAACGTCCATTATTTTCAGTCCAGATGCAGGTCGGATATTGACACGGCCTGGTAAGAATTCTTCGAGGTTCGTGTCATGGTTACCTCTGACCACATCAATGGAATCAAATTGTTCCAGCAGTCTTTCAAAGAATAATGGTATTTCTTTGTATTCTTGTTTTGTAGAACCGGGAACGGAGTCTTTAATGTCACCAATAATAACGATCCTGGAACATTTGTTATTCGTGGCCTCCATTATACTGTCAAACATATCGTCTGTGCGAGATACGATATGGAATCCTTTCTTTCTGAGATGCGATTCCAAACCAATATGCAAGTCGGTAATGATAAGATACTCATCTGCACGAAGAGCAGGTATACCTGGGACCGGTTGAAGGTCCATACTTTCACCTGAGTTCCTTTGCAAGGACGGTGGGGATTTTTTCAATAATATCTGTGGCGATAAGGCCATAGGATTTTTTCTTGAAAGCACAGTCTCCGGCCCTTCCAGAGATGTATGCACCAAGACAAGCAGCATCAAAGGCTGACATTTTTTTCGCTAAGAGACCTGCTATTATTCCGGCAAGTACATCTCCTGTACCCGCACTGGTCATTCCAGGATTTCCAGTGTTGTTAAATCTTATCTTTTCACCATTCGAGATGATATCGGTGGATCCTTTTAGCAGTACGGTTGTGTTAGTTTCTTTTGCTTTTAGGCACACATATTTTGCAGGATCACTTCCGATGGTTCCGCCAAGTCTAAGGAACTCTCCAGTGTGAGGGGTCAGTACTATGGGGGTTCCATTGCTGTGAAAGTTCTTGCCCAATGCGTTCAATCCGTCAGCGTCTATGACCATGGGGGCCTTACAGGAATTTACGAAATCATTAACAGCTTCTATAGTGAGATCATCCGTGCCTAAGCCTGGACCGATAAGTACTGCATCGCAGGATTCACTGAGTTCCAGTAATTTTTTTACATGTCCTGGTGCCAGTATGTTACCTTTGAGTTCAGTTAAGATGAGAACGGGAGAGAATGAAGCTATTGTAGGATAACTGCAAGAAGGTGTTGCGACCTTTACTATGTCTGTACCAACGCGCATTGCCGCCATTGCCGCCATTGCCGGTGCACCAAAATAAGGACCACCGCCTATCACGAGCAAGGTTCCACCGCATCCTTTATGACTGTCTTTGGCAGGTATAGGATATCTGAGCATATCTCCAGGACCGACATTTTTTATTGCTTCTGTGGGAACTCCGATGTCTCTTACGATGATCTCTCCGGAATTTTCGGGCGTCATCCCATCTTTTATGTCATGTAGCGCTAAGGTTAATTTGGGTTTAATTGCATGATCTGTACCAAGTCCAGATGGTACATCTATGGAGATTATGTCTCCTTTGAAACCATTCATGGCATTAACATATGATACGTACGGTTCTTTCAATTCACCTGTAAGTCCGGTGCCCAATGCGCAATCTACAATGACATCATAGTCTTCTAATCTGGCTGAAAAAAAATCCAATTTAGGGCATTTCAATTTGGAATATTGTTCGAACGCTTCTCTGCTGTTTATTATAGAAGTTGGAGAGATTATTAGAATCGTAACGTCAGCATGTGAAAGAATATTGGCCGCGGTGTATCCGTCACCGCCGTTATTTCCTTTTCCGCATGCAAAAGCTATTCTTTTATTCGAATACCTGGTTCTGATAATGTCTGCAATTGCTTGTCCTGCGTGAGTCATCAATGATGCTCTGGTAATTCCCAATGCTTCGGAATTGGCATCCATTACTTTGGAGTCCAATGAAGATATCATAAAATCACAACCTTATTTTTGATTCTTAACCAAGACCTCTCCAATTTTAGGAATGAGCTCTGTCTTAGATAATTTTCCACGTTCTACACGAACACATCCACATTTTGCTGTCCAGTTTGAAGGATATGCTTTATTTTCAAGGACTTTGTATTCCAGATCAAGTATCAATGCCCCTTTGGCAATCAAATCTAGTTGTGGATTTTTTACACAAAGATTCTTTGGAAGTTTTCTTCCTTCGGAGCGGGTACGATCAATATCGAAATATTCCGGCCAAAGTGTGATTGCCGTGTCCTCATCGTATGTCATGATATCGGTGTGGTATGGACGACGTGGTATAAGAATTTGTCAAAAATAATCGTAAGTTCCGGGCCATGAGGCCCGGAATGAAAAATCAGTTCTCGATTAGAATGGCGTTAACTGCACCACACTGTCCAGGCCTGGATGTCACGATTGCATTTCCGAGGTCTGTTGTGATGAGAGCACCCTTGTTGAGGATGTTACGCTGAACGTAGTTAGGGTCGGCAGGATTTCCTTTGACATTGAGTATCTTTGTCTTCTGGACCTTGTTGGTCTTCTTATCAAGGACATTTGCGTATTCTGCAAGGAGCATTCCAACCTTCGAGTTGCCACCCATTCCGCGGTACTGTTTGAGGGACTGTTTTCCCATCTTTGTGTACTGCTTCTCTCTGCTAATCTCGAATTTTCTCTTCCCTCTGCTGGCGACAAGTCTGCCTCCAGTGGGCTTTCTGTTGGACCTTCCCTGGTGTAGTGCCATTTTAATCGAACCCACTAATCATGGTTCTATATTTAAAGATTTCCAGTTTTTTGGTCAATCTAAAGGGCCTATAAGTTTAACGTCTGTCTTGTTTCCAGAGATCGTGATGATTGCACAGTAGCCTTCCTTGGCGGCTCCTGGATTACAGAACAGTGTTCCGTCAATTGTCTGTGCTCCGCGGTCTTCGTGTATATGTCCAGACAGAGCGATCATCGGTTTGAATTCTTCAACGATCTTTCTGATCGCGGGACTTCCCACGCTCATACCGTTTGGAATATGATCATAAATGCCATACGAAGGGGCATGCGTCATTAGGATCATTCCCTTTTTCGATATGGGCTTAAGTGCATTGTAGATATCCTCTTCTTCAAGTTCAAAGGGCGTTCCGAAGATCGTTATATTGGAGCCACCCAAACCTATCAAGTTGTATTCACCGATCTTCGCGCTCTTTCCGTGCATATTGTGAGCTACAGAGGCGATTTTAACAGGAAAATCCAGCGGATCACAATTTCCAGGTATGACATAGATGTCTGAGTGGATCATCTTGAGGATTTCTCTGGCATCTTCGCCAGTTCCCATGTTTGTAACATCTCCAAGGAATAGCGTGAAATCGGGCTGGTTATCAGAAATTACTCTATTGATCCAGTCTATGCATGATTTCTTTTGGTGTAAATCAGTTAGGACGAGGAATTTCATATTTGAGGAGAATGAATTTGCATATATATTGATTAACTTATGATTCGTAAACGCTAGTGTGCTCCCAATTACCAGCCATTTATAAGGGAAGATGAATACAACTCATAAAATATATCCCACGTCATACTTTTTATTGAGAGTATAGTAACAGATTTTTGATTCATAATGACCAGAACAATATATCTTTTGTATAACTCTAAACTTGGGATACTGACTATGAAGGGGCATATGGTACATGGATATGACACGGCACAAATTGGAATCTGTTACAATTAAAAGTGCGAGTATGATGAAAGAAAAATCAAAAGAAGGACGTTTAACGGTAGGTATGGACGTCGTTGTAACGGGAGTCGTTTGACCATGTGGAGATTGCTTGCAGAATGTATCAAATCAATGAGTGACACATCATACACGGTACATGGTTATCCAATAACAGACCTCGCGAAAGAAGCTGGGTCTATAAACGTCATAAATGAGAAGACTGCTTTAGAATATGCACTTGGGGATTCTCTCTCAAAGAAAAGATCTGTAGTAATAGTGAAGAATGTAGGAATGAACGCACTTGCAGATCCGCTAGTGATCGCTTCGACCCAGGGGTTGATCGGAGGAGTAGTGCTCATATCGGGGGATGATACCCAAGCAAAGAGTACTCAGAACCGTCAGGATACAAGATCGTACGCTGAGGTAGCATCGATTCCGCTTATGGAGATCGACACAGAGGATGTGTATCAAAGTCTCGAGAATGCATTCATAGCGTCTGAAAGATATTCACGGGTAGCACTACTGAGAACCACTGACGTCATTATTTACAGTAAACCTAAGAAGCAAAAAGTCCATTCGATGCCGAGAGAAC contains:
- a CDS encoding Ni/Fe hydrogenase subunit alpha, which gives rise to MAGPIIWDDKHKVTTNRVEIDPITRLEGHGKIEIFLDDKGDVKNAYWQVPEVRGFERFCIGRRVTELNQITARLCGVCPGAHHLASTKAIDGCYNAKPTEAAFHIRDTFYHAHFVHSHIAHFYALAAPDFVCGPAAPAAERNVLGVVARVGLELGGAVLKARAEAQKIQAIIGGKATHPVMGVPGGVSKAISKEEQKEIQGYADNLVAFGETSMKVLEDVVLKNKEYVDIIANKDLFYNETYHMGLVNSKNQLEFHDGLVRVVDNDRKEHDKYDPKNYLDHIGEAVEPWSYEKFPYLRKPGYKGLVDGMDSGMYRASPLSRLNVCESISTPKAQAELVKYRDFFKSVGVPGSVQFTLATHWARVIELLYSAEKLHEDAYSDKLIDANIKQYDLVPGGRGVGCVEAPRGTLTHDYTCDEDGIVTACNLVVGTTNNNGPINMDVAKVAKGLIHNFEVSPGLLNMVEMAFRAYDPCNSCATHSLPGQMPLEAVIRYNDGDVFETLKQN
- a CDS encoding metallophosphoesterase, with product MDLQPVPGIPALRADEYLIITDLHIGLESHLRKKGFHIVSRTDDMFDSIMEATNNKCSRIVIIGDIKDSVPGSTKQEYKEIPLFFERLLEQFDSIDVVRGNHDTNLEEFLPGRVNIRPASGLKIMDVGFIHGHTWPSKDVMSADTLVMGHTHPSVMFRDGVGKQTSEPCWVRGKFKQDVHSDRFDNVPKEFIIVPAFNRMLGGSPVNIINEPLLGPILNSEIVDLDSASIHLLDGINLGKRSDLMIKGKDTSKWKNCPKTD
- a CDS encoding NAD(P)H-hydrate dehydratase; this encodes MISSLDSKVMDANSEALGITRASLMTHAGQAIADIIRTRYSNKRIAFACGKGNNGGDGYTAANILSHADVTILIISPTSIINSREAFEQYSKLKCPKLDFFSARLEDYDVIVDCALGTGLTGELKEPYVSYVNAMNGFKGDIISIDVPSGLGTDHAIKPKLTLALHDIKDGMTPENSGEIIVRDIGVPTEAIKNVGPGDMLRYPIPAKDSHKGCGGTLLVIGGGPYFGAPAMAAMAAMRVGTDIVKVATPSCSYPTIASFSPVLILTELKGNILAPGHVKKLLELSESCDAVLIGPGLGTDDLTIEAVNDFVNSCKAPMVIDADGLNALGKNFHSNGTPIVLTPHTGEFLRLGGTIGSDPAKYVCLKAKETNTTVLLKGSTDIISNGEKIRFNNTGNPGMTSAGTGDVLAGIIAGLLAKKMSAFDAACLGAYISGRAGDCAFKKKSYGLIATDIIEKIPTVLAKELR
- a CDS encoding signal recognition particle subunit SRP19/SEC65 family protein, encoding MTYDEDTAITLWPEYFDIDRTRSEGRKLPKNLCVKNPQLDLIAKGALILDLEYKVLENKAYPSNWTAKCGCVRVERGKLSKTELIPKIGEVLVKNQK
- a CDS encoding 30S ribosomal protein S8e, which codes for MALHQGRSNRKPTGGRLVASRGKRKFEISREKQYTKMGKQSLKQYRGMGGNSKVGMLLAEYANVLDKKTNKVQKTKILNVKGNPADPNYVQRNILNKGALITTDLGNAIVTSRPGQCGAVNAILIEN
- a CDS encoding metallophosphoesterase; its protein translation is MKFLVLTDLHQKKSCIDWINRVISDNQPDFTLFLGDVTNMGTGEDAREILKMIHSDIYVIPGNCDPLDFPVKIASVAHNMHGKSAKIGEYNLIGLGGSNITIFGTPFELEEEDIYNALKPISKKGMILMTHAPSYGIYDHIPNGMSVGSPAIRKIVEEFKPMIALSGHIHEDRGAQTIDGTLFCNPGAAKEGYCAIITISGNKTDVKLIGPLD